From the Clostridiales bacterium FE2011 genome, one window contains:
- a CDS encoding VanZ family protein yields the protein MDFNSLKMNVVITVLVLFLVFLLPWADRRICRRLRLNLEGGLSDNPNADRLLRLRQRLLTLGLFLYFLLFAWLVFFSRASTAYYTVHIAPLEDLKNAFSTPTGFSGWFHTLFTEGVSSAFSQISIVRPEDISQFYLNVMIFLPVGYLLPYVFRWFRARVRIRPVAFCLLLSFMVENLQLISRRGMYDFDDIISNTIGGLIGQLLYIAVGYVVTHPGWRRELRAYRSWKRHARRSTLFPYTKKTHMFRTTLRGSDEEAIRSFFVERLGFRLRQQIDRRESGDVVYLFEMGKTQIQVICSPDEPVPETQYLTLFATRLAAVRSRLEANGIQPGDYRRDPATGRRLLRFAGPDNLQIEIIGAE from the coding sequence ATGGATTTCAACAGTTTAAAGATGAATGTTGTCATCACCGTTCTTGTGCTCTTCCTGGTTTTTCTGCTTCCCTGGGCGGACCGGCGGATCTGCCGGCGCCTGCGGCTGAACCTGGAAGGCGGACTGAGTGACAATCCGAATGCTGACCGGCTGCTCCGTCTTCGGCAAAGGCTTTTGACCCTCGGGCTGTTTCTGTATTTTCTGCTCTTTGCCTGGCTTGTTTTCTTTTCCCGGGCGTCAACCGCATACTATACAGTCCATATTGCGCCCCTGGAGGATCTGAAAAACGCGTTCTCCACTCCCACCGGTTTTTCCGGATGGTTCCATACCCTGTTCACAGAGGGCGTTTCTTCCGCCTTTTCCCAGATTTCCATTGTCCGTCCGGAAGATATCTCCCAGTTCTACCTGAATGTGATGATCTTCCTGCCCGTTGGCTATCTGCTGCCCTATGTCTTCCGCTGGTTCCGGGCCCGGGTTCGGATCCGTCCCGTGGCTTTCTGCCTGCTGCTCAGTTTTATGGTGGAAAACCTGCAGCTGATTTCCCGGCGCGGCATGTATGATTTTGATGACATCATCTCCAACACCATCGGCGGGCTGATCGGTCAGCTGCTGTATATTGCTGTCGGCTATGTGGTCACCCATCCCGGCTGGCGGCGTGAGCTCCGGGCCTACCGTTCCTGGAAACGCCATGCCCGCCGCAGCACGCTCTTCCCCTATACCAAAAAGACGCATATGTTCCGCACCACGCTCAGGGGTTCAGATGAAGAGGCTATCCGGAGCTTTTTCGTGGAACGCCTGGGTTTCCGTCTTCGCCAGCAGATCGACCGCCGGGAGTCCGGAGATGTGGTCTATCTCTTTGAAATGGGCAAAACACAGATCCAGGTTATCTGTTCACCGGATGAACCCGTTCCGGAAACCCAGTACCTGACGCTCTTCGCAACCCGTCTGGCCGCGGTGCGGTCACGGCTGGAAGCAAACGGAATCCAACCGGGAGATTACCGCCGGGATCCCGCCACCGGCCGTCGGCTGCTCCGTTTCGCCGGTCCGGATAACCTGCAGATTGAAATCATCGGCGCCGAATAA
- a CDS encoding glycosyltransferase produces the protein MLKIGQFTDTFLPIVDGVGRVVQAYSETLCKMGHQVTVVAPMYDTGFQGGFPFQLVEYVGSSVPGMKQYKVGEAVLDAHYRHRIRMIDLDLIHAHSPFTAGSEALRLASVRKLPLVATFHSKYYDDFLKATRSESIAKVGVKLVVNFYNRCDEVWAVGKNTADVLREYGYEGEIQVMPNGATLRTVSPGDVEQVNLRWNLGTDPLILFVGQMDWKKNILTVLEACAEMKKAGTQYRLLLAGQGMDMNAIGQKIHELNIQDRAEQIGHITDASLLDALYARANLFAFPSLYDAAPMVVREAAVMGTPSVMVRNSTAAEIIRHGENGLLCDNDPKDLARVMTEALKEPEKLSLIGETARETIPVPWEKVLETAVERYERLIALGKEGKLKDKRKRVL, from the coding sequence ATGCTGAAGATCGGGCAATTTACAGATACATTTCTGCCGATTGTCGATGGCGTGGGCCGGGTGGTCCAGGCCTATTCAGAGACGCTGTGTAAAATGGGCCATCAGGTGACCGTAGTGGCGCCGATGTATGATACAGGTTTCCAGGGCGGTTTTCCTTTTCAGCTGGTGGAATATGTGGGCAGCAGCGTGCCGGGAATGAAACAGTACAAGGTCGGCGAGGCTGTGCTGGATGCCCACTACCGTCACCGGATCCGGATGATTGACCTGGATCTGATTCACGCGCACAGCCCTTTTACCGCCGGTTCGGAAGCACTTCGTCTCGCATCGGTCAGGAAGCTGCCGCTGGTGGCTACTTTCCATTCCAAGTATTATGATGATTTTCTCAAGGCAACCAGATCAGAATCCATTGCCAAGGTGGGCGTGAAGCTGGTCGTGAATTTCTATAACCGCTGCGATGAAGTCTGGGCTGTGGGTAAAAACACGGCGGACGTACTGCGGGAATACGGCTATGAGGGTGAAATCCAGGTGATGCCCAACGGCGCCACCCTGCGTACGGTTTCACCCGGCGACGTGGAGCAGGTCAACCTCAGGTGGAACCTGGGGACGGATCCACTGATCCTTTTTGTGGGTCAGATGGACTGGAAGAAGAACATCCTGACCGTGCTGGAAGCGTGCGCGGAAATGAAAAAGGCCGGAACTCAATACCGGCTGCTGCTGGCTGGACAGGGGATGGACATGAACGCTATCGGCCAGAAGATTCATGAGCTGAATATCCAGGACCGGGCGGAGCAGATCGGCCATATCACAGACGCAAGCCTGCTGGACGCCCTTTATGCCAGGGCCAACCTGTTTGCGTTCCCTTCGCTGTACGACGCAGCTCCCATGGTAGTACGGGAGGCGGCTGTCATGGGAACCCCCTCTGTGATGGTGCGGAACAGTACCGCTGCGGAGATTATCCGCCACGGGGAGAACGGCCTGCTGTGCGACAATGATCCGAAGGATCTGGCACGGGTGATGACGGAAGCCCTGAAGGAGCCCGAAAAGCTGAGTCTGATCGGTGAAACAGCCCGGGAGACGATTCCGGTACCCTGGGAAAAAGTGCTGGAAACCGCGGTTGAACGCTATGAGCGGCTGATTGCCCTGGGTAAGGAAGGCAAACTGAAGGATAAACGGAAAAGAGTGCTGTGA
- the aroB gene encoding 3-dehydroquinate synthase: MNRETITLSLGVNSYDIVLEPCCLGQAGDLLNLNRKVLVVTDSGVPASYADSVAAASLAAEVVCIPQGEASKNFDHFHMLLSRMLAFGMGRGDCVVAVGGGVVGDMSGFAAACYMRGIDFYNIPTTVLSQVDSSIGGKTAIDLDGIKNVVGAFYQPRRVLIDPTTLSTLSRRQISNGLAEAVKMALCFDQEAFARFESLDYEAELALLASGQPSPALIRIISDALHTKRDVVEKDEKEQGLRRVLNFGHTLGHGIESVNVKNGMLHGECVALGMLPMCSDAVRERLLPVLAKLELPTTCDSDPDQVMQAVVHDKKKFGGKIRSILVDAVGTFTEKELTPEELRQRYTGFFLS, encoded by the coding sequence ATGAACCGTGAAACAATCACCCTGTCGCTTGGCGTAAACAGTTATGATATCGTGCTGGAGCCCTGCTGCCTGGGTCAGGCAGGAGACCTGCTGAATCTGAACCGGAAGGTGCTGGTGGTCACCGATTCCGGCGTACCTGCATCCTATGCGGATTCCGTTGCTGCTGCAAGCCTGGCGGCGGAAGTTGTCTGCATTCCCCAGGGCGAAGCCAGCAAAAACTTTGATCATTTCCATATGCTGCTCAGCCGCATGCTGGCTTTCGGCATGGGACGCGGCGACTGCGTGGTCGCTGTCGGCGGCGGCGTGGTTGGCGATATGTCAGGTTTTGCTGCGGCCTGTTATATGCGCGGCATCGATTTCTACAACATTCCCACCACCGTCCTGTCCCAGGTGGACTCTTCCATCGGAGGGAAGACCGCCATTGACCTGGATGGTATCAAAAACGTCGTCGGCGCGTTTTACCAACCGCGCCGTGTCCTGATTGATCCCACCACCCTGTCCACCCTCTCCCGGCGTCAGATCTCCAACGGTCTGGCTGAAGCAGTCAAAATGGCGCTTTGTTTCGATCAGGAAGCCTTCGCCCGTTTTGAATCCCTCGATTATGAAGCGGAGCTTGCCCTGCTCGCTTCCGGCCAGCCTTCTCCGGCATTGATCCGGATCATTTCTGACGCGCTTCATACGAAAAGGGACGTGGTGGAAAAAGATGAAAAAGAACAGGGACTGCGCCGCGTCCTGAATTTCGGTCACACCCTCGGCCACGGCATTGAAAGCGTCAACGTCAAAAACGGGATGCTGCACGGTGAATGTGTGGCTCTCGGCATGCTGCCGATGTGCTCGGATGCAGTCCGGGAACGCCTGCTTCCTGTGCTGGCTAAGCTTGAACTTCCAACAACCTGCGATTCCGACCCGGATCAGGTTATGCAGGCAGTCGTCCATGATAAAAAGAAGTTCGGGGGAAAGATTCGCTCCATCCTCGTGGACGCCGTCGGTACCTTTACAGAGAAGGAACTCACCCCGGAGGAACTCCGTCAGCGCTACACCGGTTTTTTCCTCTCATAA
- the aroC gene encoding chorismate synthase, giving the protein MKNTFGTSLTVTLFGESHGAEIGAVIDGLAPGIPVDEEFIASQLTLRRPAGRISTARQEADPFRIVSGVFEGRTTGTPIAILIPNADTRSGDYQRGPARPGHADLTAYAKYHGYEDYRGGGHFSGRITAALVAAGAVVIAALRRKGIVIGTHVARCAGIDDAPFTDLSVDLPRLNSLSFAVLDEAKGQAMREAVENAAARCDSVGGILETAVTGLPAGVGEPWFDTVESVLSHALFSVPAVKGVEFGSGFAFADMTGSQANDPIRMKDGRPVTTTNNNGGVNGGITNGMPVIFRCAVKPTPSIAQEQQTVNPGTGKETALVISGRHDPAIVHRARVVVDSVTALVLCDLLALRYGTDWLASSND; this is encoded by the coding sequence ATGAAGAATACCTTTGGCACTTCCCTCACCGTCACACTGTTCGGTGAAAGCCACGGAGCCGAAATCGGCGCGGTCATCGACGGCCTTGCGCCCGGCATCCCGGTGGATGAGGAATTTATCGCTTCCCAGCTGACTCTTCGCCGTCCTGCCGGCCGTATTTCCACTGCCCGGCAGGAAGCCGATCCCTTCCGGATTGTCAGCGGCGTTTTTGAAGGCCGTACCACCGGTACCCCGATAGCAATCCTGATTCCCAATGCGGACACCCGCAGCGGAGATTATCAGCGCGGCCCGGCCCGGCCCGGGCATGCGGATCTCACAGCCTATGCCAAGTATCATGGCTATGAAGACTACCGTGGCGGCGGCCATTTCAGCGGCCGGATCACAGCCGCGCTGGTGGCCGCCGGCGCTGTTGTGATTGCTGCCCTGCGGCGCAAAGGAATTGTGATCGGCACCCATGTTGCCCGCTGTGCCGGCATTGATGATGCTCCCTTCACGGATCTGTCCGTGGATCTGCCCCGGCTGAACAGCCTGTCCTTTGCCGTTCTGGATGAAGCAAAAGGCCAGGCCATGCGTGAAGCGGTTGAAAATGCTGCTGCCCGGTGTGACAGCGTGGGCGGCATTCTGGAAACCGCCGTTACCGGTCTGCCGGCAGGCGTCGGTGAACCCTGGTTCGACACGGTCGAAAGCGTCCTTTCCCATGCGCTCTTCTCCGTCCCCGCTGTCAAGGGCGTTGAATTCGGATCCGGGTTTGCCTTTGCGGATATGACCGGCAGTCAGGCAAACGATCCCATCCGGATGAAGGACGGCAGGCCAGTGACCACAACCAACAATAACGGCGGTGTGAACGGCGGCATCACCAACGGCATGCCGGTAATCTTCCGCTGTGCCGTTAAGCCCACCCCCTCCATTGCGCAGGAGCAGCAAACCGTCAACCCCGGCACCGGTAAAGAAACTGCCCTGGTCATCAGCGGCCGTCATGATCCGGCCATTGTTCACCGTGCCCGGGTGGTTGTGGACAGCGTCACTGCCCTCGTCCTCTGCGACCTGCTGGCTCTCCGCTACGGCACCGACTGGCTGGCCTCTTCAAACGACTGA
- the aroQ gene encoding type II 3-dehydroquinate dehydratase, with product MNILVINGPNLNMLGIREPEIYGKATYADLCRLIEEHAAQLGIDVTLYQSNHEGDLVDAIQQAYGKADGIVINPGAYTHTSIAILDALKAVALPAVEVHISDPDTRDEFRKISYVRAACAKTIKGHGFNGYLEAMDYLTGVDQ from the coding sequence ATGAACATTCTTGTTATTAACGGACCAAACCTTAACATGCTGGGCATCCGTGAACCGGAGATCTACGGCAAAGCCACCTATGCGGATCTTTGCCGTCTCATTGAGGAACATGCCGCTCAGCTGGGGATTGATGTCACCCTGTACCAGTCCAATCATGAAGGGGATCTGGTGGATGCCATCCAGCAGGCGTACGGCAAAGCCGACGGCATTGTGATCAATCCCGGTGCCTATACCCATACCAGCATCGCCATTCTGGACGCGCTGAAGGCAGTGGCTCTTCCCGCGGTGGAAGTCCACATCTCCGATCCGGATACCCGTGATGAATTCCGGAAAATCAGCTATGTCCGTGCCGCCTGCGCGAAGACCATCAAAGGCCATGGTTTCAATGGCTATCTGGAAGCCATGGATTATCTCACAGGAGTTGACCAATGA
- a CDS encoding 3-phosphoshikimate 1-carboxyvinyltransferase has translation MRAIIQPGTARGSVAAPPSKSMAHRLLICAALAEGESTVRGVDPSQDILATADCLTALGASLSWEGNTVHVRGCDPRKAVSATLCCRESGSTLRFMIPLCLLSGQPMRLEGSETLLSRPLSVYEDLCREQGLRLEHSKDGLLVQGRLTAGEYTVSGSISSQFISGLLFALPLLPGNSRIRLLPPVESRSYLSLTLQALQDAGVQVSWADEFTLDIAGSAAFRTQDTVVEGDYSNAAFFEAFNYAGGDVTVTGLRADSLQGDRVYRDYFNALAKGSAELDLTDCPDLAPVLFVTAALCHGAVFTGTRRLRFKESDRGAVMAEEMAKFGIFLDMEENRITVPADTFHAPAESLDSHNDHRIAMALSLLCSRTGGEIHCAEAVRKSFPDYWDRLRSLGLNITLMD, from the coding sequence ATGAGAGCAATCATTCAACCCGGCACAGCCCGGGGCTCTGTGGCGGCACCGCCTTCCAAATCCATGGCTCACCGCCTGCTGATCTGTGCCGCCCTGGCAGAAGGAGAAAGCACAGTGCGGGGCGTGGATCCCAGCCAGGATATTCTCGCCACGGCGGACTGCCTGACCGCGTTGGGGGCTTCCCTCTCCTGGGAGGGGAATACCGTCCACGTCCGGGGCTGCGATCCCCGGAAGGCTGTTTCCGCGACACTTTGCTGCCGGGAATCCGGCAGCACCCTGCGTTTTATGATTCCCCTGTGTCTCCTTTCCGGTCAGCCCATGCGGCTGGAAGGCAGCGAAACGCTTCTGTCCCGGCCGCTTTCTGTCTATGAAGACCTGTGCAGGGAGCAGGGGCTCCGCCTGGAGCACAGCAAAGACGGACTCCTGGTACAAGGCCGCCTGACCGCCGGAGAGTATACCGTTTCCGGAAGCATCTCCAGCCAGTTCATTTCCGGCCTGCTTTTTGCCCTGCCCCTGCTTCCCGGTAACAGCAGGATCCGGCTCCTGCCTCCCGTGGAAAGCCGCTCCTATCTGTCCCTCACCCTGCAGGCCTTGCAGGATGCGGGTGTACAGGTATCCTGGGCGGATGAGTTCACCCTGGATATCGCCGGCAGCGCCGCTTTCCGTACCCAGGATACAGTTGTGGAGGGTGACTACTCCAACGCCGCTTTCTTTGAAGCCTTCAATTATGCCGGCGGGGATGTGACGGTGACCGGTCTCCGGGCGGACAGCCTGCAGGGAGACCGGGTATACCGGGATTATTTCAACGCTCTGGCCAAAGGATCCGCGGAGCTGGACCTGACCGACTGTCCGGATCTGGCGCCTGTGCTCTTTGTCACTGCCGCCCTTTGTCATGGTGCTGTTTTCACCGGCACACGCCGTCTTCGCTTCAAGGAAAGCGACCGTGGCGCTGTCATGGCGGAGGAAATGGCCAAATTCGGAATCTTCCTGGATATGGAGGAAAACCGGATCACCGTTCCGGCGGATACTTTCCACGCTCCGGCCGAATCGCTTGACAGCCATAATGATCACCGGATTGCCATGGCGTTGTCCCTGCTCTGCAGCCGCACCGGCGGGGAAATCCATTGCGCCGAAGCCGTCCGCAAGAGCTTCCCCGACTACTGGGACCGTCTCCGCTCCCTTGGTCTGAATATCACCCTTATGGATTAA
- a CDS encoding PaaI family thioesterase — protein MSVFHSLQEARDFFSKDLFATSNNMTLDALTEDGAVCGMEITERHMNAAGGLMGGAILALADFTFAAASNNAHRPTVAQQVSLNFLNASKGKHLTSTAACLKNGRTSCVYVISIKDDLGKDIAQATFTGFKL, from the coding sequence ATGTCAGTTTTCCACTCCTTACAGGAGGCTCGTGACTTCTTCAGCAAAGATCTTTTTGCCACATCCAATAACATGACCCTGGACGCCCTCACGGAAGACGGCGCTGTCTGCGGCATGGAGATCACCGAGCGGCACATGAACGCCGCAGGCGGCCTCATGGGCGGTGCGATTCTTGCCCTGGCAGATTTCACCTTTGCCGCCGCGTCCAACAATGCCCATCGTCCCACGGTTGCCCAGCAGGTCAGTCTGAATTTCCTCAATGCCAGCAAGGGAAAACACCTGACTTCCACCGCCGCATGCCTGAAGAACGGCCGCACTTCCTGCGTCTATGTCATCAGCATAAAAGATGACCTGGGCAAGGATATTGCCCAGGCCACATTTACAGGCTTTAAGCTCTGA
- a CDS encoding ECF transporter S component — protein MSNTAGEKNSNALITRIVFAGVMAAIICVITTFRIPLGQSKVHFANSMCLLSGLLLGPVWGGTAAGLGSAIYDVLLGGYSFFDALITFVSKFAMAWVTGILYQKWVLKKEEKSWKENLLPLIISCVLGALTYVALYMLKTWLFKLYVEPVPVDTIPGIMVAKLIPSLINAAFAVVTAPIFFHAVRPALKAGGILKQLETIK, from the coding sequence ATGAGCAATACAGCAGGCGAAAAAAACAGCAACGCGCTGATCACCCGGATCGTTTTTGCCGGTGTAATGGCCGCCATTATCTGCGTGATTACCACATTCCGGATTCCCCTGGGCCAGAGCAAGGTCCATTTTGCAAACTCCATGTGCCTGCTGAGCGGCCTGCTGCTTGGACCAGTGTGGGGCGGTACGGCGGCCGGACTGGGTTCCGCAATCTATGACGTGCTGCTGGGAGGATACAGCTTTTTTGACGCACTGATCACCTTTGTCAGCAAGTTTGCCATGGCCTGGGTGACGGGCATCCTTTATCAGAAATGGGTGCTGAAGAAAGAAGAAAAAAGCTGGAAGGAAAATCTCCTTCCGCTCATCATTTCCTGCGTGCTGGGCGCGCTGACCTATGTGGCGCTGTATATGCTGAAGACCTGGCTGTTCAAACTGTATGTGGAACCGGTGCCGGTGGATACAATTCCAGGCATTATGGTGGCCAAACTGATTCCTTCGCTGATTAATGCAGCCTTTGCGGTGGTGACGGCTCCGATCTTCTTCCATGCGGTCCGTCCGGCACTGAAAGCCGGCGGCATCCTGAAGCAGCTGGAAACGATCAAATAA
- a CDS encoding PLP-dependent aminotransferase family protein: protein MSVKKPAYLTLYESLREEIISGIRPFGSRLPSRRILARDRGVSAITAEHSIELLCEEGYAESRPRSGCYVIYRETDGFTLPSVRQEHRISAVPPAPDRDTFPFPALARVMRRVLTEYGEEIMVRSPNAGCPILREALCSYLARNRGIRVQPDQIIIGAGAEYLYGLAVELLGSDRIFGIEAPSYQKIEQVYRSRNVQVDFCPLGKDGILSEALQSTKASVLHITPFRSFPSGVTATASKRREYLRWASEPDRYIVEDDYESEFSLLRKPEETLFAGTTRQNVIYLNTFSRTVSPSFRVGYMVLPRALLPVFELRVGFYSCTVPTYEQYVLAELISGGDFERHINRIRRGERKAAGN from the coding sequence ATGAGTGTGAAAAAGCCAGCTTACCTGACCCTGTATGAGTCTCTTCGGGAGGAGATTATTTCAGGCATCCGCCCTTTCGGCAGCCGTCTGCCTTCCCGCCGCATCCTCGCCCGGGATCGGGGCGTCAGCGCCATCACCGCAGAGCACAGCATTGAGCTCCTGTGCGAGGAAGGATATGCTGAATCCCGTCCCCGCAGCGGCTGCTATGTCATTTACCGGGAAACAGACGGATTCACCCTTCCTTCAGTCCGCCAGGAACACCGGATTTCTGCCGTGCCTCCCGCGCCGGACCGGGATACCTTTCCCTTTCCCGCGCTGGCCCGGGTCATGCGCCGGGTGCTGACCGAGTACGGTGAGGAAATCATGGTCCGTTCTCCCAATGCCGGCTGTCCCATCCTGCGGGAAGCTTTATGCAGTTATCTTGCCCGAAACCGGGGAATCCGCGTACAGCCGGACCAGATTATCATCGGTGCCGGAGCGGAATACCTTTACGGTCTTGCGGTGGAACTGCTGGGCAGCGACAGGATCTTTGGTATCGAAGCACCGTCCTATCAGAAGATCGAACAGGTTTACCGCTCCCGGAATGTGCAGGTAGACTTCTGCCCGCTGGGAAAAGACGGTATTCTCTCTGAAGCGCTTCAGTCCACAAAAGCCTCCGTGCTTCATATCACTCCCTTCCGGAGTTTCCCCAGCGGCGTTACCGCGACCGCTTCCAAGCGCCGGGAATACCTGCGCTGGGCGTCGGAACCGGATCGGTACATCGTGGAGGATGACTATGAATCAGAGTTTTCCCTGCTTCGCAAGCCGGAGGAGACGCTTTTTGCAGGCACCACCCGCCAGAATGTCATCTATCTGAACACCTTCTCCCGCACTGTATCTCCGTCTTTCCGTGTGGGATACATGGTACTCCCCCGAGCCTTGCTCCCGGTCTTTGAACTCCGTGTCGGCTTTTACAGCTGCACTGTCCCCACTTATGAGCAGTATGTACTGGCGGAGCTGATCAGCGGCGGAGACTTTGAACGGCATATCAACCGGATTCGCCGCGGCGAGCGCAAAGCCGCCGGAAACTGA
- a CDS encoding ABC transporter substrate-binding protein: MSKKLVSLFLAMLMVFSMTSVLADDAAVTVTDMYGREITLAEPATRIVALQPSDCEILCAIGCEEALVGIGQYCDYPASITDLPKVQSGKETNIEEILNLNPQVVLMNDMSQSEDQVKQLEDNGVKVVISTTSDIASIYTAIRMIGTLMGKDENAEALIADIQATCDEIRAKTEGNEKSVYFEISPPPYLYSCGSTSFTHELAEICGLKNIFGDQADPWLMISDEQVIERNPDYIILMNGMGAEGIDEIIARDGWGDITAIKDKNIYYDGTSMMTRPGPRLKDAVIELYNFVYGDEAEEVPAA; this comes from the coding sequence ATGTCCAAAAAACTTGTTTCCCTTTTCCTTGCCATGCTGATGGTTTTCAGCATGACATCCGTTCTGGCTGATGATGCCGCGGTCACAGTTACGGATATGTACGGCCGTGAAATCACCCTGGCGGAGCCTGCCACCCGGATTGTGGCCCTGCAGCCTTCCGACTGTGAAATCCTGTGCGCGATCGGCTGTGAGGAAGCCCTGGTGGGCATCGGACAGTACTGCGATTACCCCGCTTCCATCACGGATCTGCCCAAGGTTCAGTCCGGCAAGGAAACCAATATTGAGGAAATCCTGAACCTGAATCCCCAGGTCGTCCTGATGAACGACATGAGCCAGTCCGAGGATCAGGTGAAGCAGCTGGAAGATAACGGCGTGAAGGTCGTCATCAGCACCACCTCCGACATCGCCAGCATCTACACTGCCATCCGCATGATCGGTACCCTGATGGGCAAGGATGAAAATGCGGAAGCGCTGATTGCTGACATCCAGGCCACCTGCGATGAAATCAGGGCTAAGACCGAAGGCAATGAAAAGAGCGTCTATTTTGAGATCTCTCCGCCTCCGTATCTGTACTCCTGCGGCAGCACCAGCTTCACTCATGAACTGGCTGAAATCTGCGGCCTGAAAAACATCTTCGGCGACCAGGCGGATCCCTGGCTGATGATCAGTGATGAGCAGGTCATCGAGCGCAACCCGGACTATATCATCCTGATGAACGGTATGGGTGCCGAAGGCATCGATGAGATCATTGCCCGTGACGGCTGGGGAGACATCACCGCCATCAAGGACAAGAACATCTATTACGATGGAACCAGCATGATGACCCGTCCCGGCCCGCGCCTGAAGGACGCTGTCATCGAACTGTATAATTTTGTCTATGGTGATGAAGCCGAAGAAGTTCCGGCTGCTTAA
- a CDS encoding iron ABC transporter permease, which translates to MQKSRLLLRERFSPVTYLFLSIVLFLTMVLCICVGSVRITFSDTVTAVWNAVWGLPIPQNIAKNIILNVRLPRVLCVTLAGASLSICGAAMQGLLRNPLADGSTMGVSSGAALGAIIAIVIGFTIPGSAYGGTMIMAMAFAFGSLILILSLAYALDRSLSTSSIILIGVIFTMFISSIISLLITFCSDHTRSLSYWTLGSFSGVNYDQVKLLFLALLLCGGVLFRFSPELNAFAISEDNARHIGVNVKRVKLIIMITVSVLIGVCVSISGTVSFVGLVMPHIARMLVGPNHKRLLPASLFSGAIFLLLADLVARTLLSPIELSIGVVTSMVGAVAFVIIFNKTRKAR; encoded by the coding sequence ATGCAGAAATCGCGGCTGCTCCTGCGGGAGCGTTTCTCACCCGTCACCTATCTGTTCCTGTCCATAGTGCTGTTCCTGACCATGGTTCTGTGTATCTGCGTCGGCAGTGTCAGGATCACTTTTTCCGATACCGTTACAGCGGTATGGAATGCCGTCTGGGGGCTGCCGATTCCCCAGAACATCGCCAAAAACATCATACTGAATGTCCGACTGCCCCGCGTGCTGTGCGTTACGCTGGCCGGGGCGTCTTTATCCATATGCGGTGCCGCCATGCAGGGGTTGCTGCGCAATCCCCTTGCGGATGGATCCACCATGGGTGTCTCCTCCGGTGCGGCCCTCGGGGCAATCATCGCCATTGTCATCGGATTCACCATTCCCGGCTCCGCCTACGGTGGCACTATGATCATGGCTATGGCTTTTGCCTTTGGCTCACTGATCCTGATTCTTTCCCTTGCTTATGCCCTGGACCGGTCGCTGAGCACCAGCAGCATCATCCTGATCGGCGTCATCTTTACCATGTTCATTTCCAGCATTATTTCGCTGCTGATTACCTTCTGCAGTGATCACACCCGCTCCCTGAGCTACTGGACGCTCGGTTCCTTTTCCGGGGTAAACTACGACCAGGTCAAACTGCTGTTCCTGGCATTGCTCCTGTGCGGCGGAGTCCTGTTCCGTTTCAGTCCGGAGCTGAATGCCTTTGCCATCAGCGAAGACAATGCGCGGCATATCGGTGTGAACGTGAAGCGGGTGAAACTGATTATCATGATCACTGTTTCCGTACTCATCGGTGTTTGTGTGTCCATTTCCGGAACCGTCAGCTTCGTCGGTCTGGTTATGCCGCATATTGCCCGGATGCTGGTCGGGCCGAATCATAAGCGCCTGCTTCCGGCTTCCCTTTTCTCCGGTGCCATTTTCCTGCTTCTGGCGGATCTGGTCGCCCGCACCCTGCTCAGTCCCATTGAGCTGTCCATCGGTGTGGTCACGTCCATGGTCGGAGCCGTCGCGTTTGTAATCATATTCAATAAGACAAGAAAGGCCAGGTGA